In the Ensifer adhaerens genome, one interval contains:
- a CDS encoding ABC transporter substrate-binding protein: MKRMILAAVAALAMSSAAYADTIKIGVVGPFSGPFALQGKNFKAGIDAYMALNGSKVGDDDIEIIYRDVPQADPAQSKALAQELVVKEGVQYLAGFYFTPDAMAVTPLLTQANVPLVIMNAATSAIVTKSPLIVRTSFTTWQTSTPIAKVAKDAGVSKVISVVSDYGPGVDAENAFKAGFEAAGGQVVEAIRMPLATNDFSPIMQRIKDSGAEGVFAFLPSGPTTLGFVKAFKENGLKDGGIKFFAPGDLTQESDLPALGEAALGIQTTFHYAVSHDSPENKAFVEAAGKAIGNSAELSFPSVGAYDGMHVIYKMIEATGGKQDAAKAVEAVKGLSWVSPRGPVTIDPDSRHITQNIYLREVAKADDGTYYNKEIQTFEKQGDPGLAALK, encoded by the coding sequence ATGAAACGGATGATTCTGGCAGCGGTTGCAGCTTTGGCCATGAGCAGTGCTGCCTATGCCGACACGATCAAGATCGGTGTTGTCGGACCCTTCTCCGGCCCGTTCGCGCTTCAGGGCAAGAACTTCAAGGCCGGTATCGATGCCTATATGGCACTGAACGGCAGCAAGGTCGGCGACGATGATATCGAGATCATCTATCGCGACGTGCCGCAGGCCGACCCCGCTCAGTCCAAGGCGCTGGCGCAGGAACTGGTCGTGAAGGAAGGCGTGCAGTATCTCGCCGGCTTCTACTTCACACCGGATGCGATGGCGGTCACACCGCTGCTCACCCAGGCGAACGTGCCGCTCGTCATCATGAACGCGGCGACCTCGGCGATCGTCACCAAGAGCCCGCTCATCGTGCGCACCTCCTTCACCACCTGGCAGACCTCGACGCCGATCGCCAAGGTTGCCAAGGACGCCGGCGTTTCCAAGGTCATCTCCGTCGTCAGCGACTACGGCCCAGGCGTGGACGCCGAGAACGCCTTCAAAGCGGGCTTCGAAGCGGCCGGCGGCCAGGTGGTCGAAGCGATCCGCATGCCGCTTGCGACCAACGACTTCTCGCCGATCATGCAACGCATCAAGGATTCCGGCGCCGAGGGCGTCTTCGCCTTCCTGCCGTCCGGTCCGACGACTCTCGGCTTCGTCAAGGCCTTCAAGGAGAACGGTCTGAAGGACGGCGGCATCAAGTTCTTCGCCCCCGGCGACCTGACGCAGGAATCCGACCTGCCGGCCCTTGGCGAGGCTGCGCTCGGCATCCAGACGACCTTCCACTACGCGGTCTCGCACGACTCGCCGGAGAACAAGGCTTTCGTCGAGGCTGCCGGCAAGGCGATCGGCAACTCGGCCGAACTCTCTTTCCCCTCGGTCGGCGCCTATGACGGCATGCATGTGATCTACAAGATGATTGAGGCGACCGGCGGTAAGCAGGATGCGGCCAAGGCGGTCGAAGCCGTGAAGGGCCTTTCCTGGGTCAGCCCGCGCGGCCCCGTGACCATCGATCCGGATTCGCGTCACATCACCCAGAACATCTATCTGCGTGAAGTCGCCAAGGCCGATGACGGCACCTACTACAACAAGGAAATCCAGACCTTCGAGAAGCAGGGCGATCCCGGTCTCGCTGCGCTGAAGTAG
- a CDS encoding aspartate aminotransferase family protein, protein MSLNSDPAFWAAANKHLTRYGPGFESIIVDRAEGSFVYDADGRAILDFTSGQMSGVLGHTHPDIVATVERQMRTVAHLFSGMLSRPVVELATRLAAIAPGLDRVQLLTTGAESNEAAIRMAKLVTGGHEVVAFAQSWHGMTGAAASATYSAGRKGYGPAAAGSFVIPAPNSYRPRFTHPDGSNDWQTELDDAFALIDRQSTGSLAAFIAEPILSSGGILELPPGYLAALKRKCEERGMLLILDEAQTGVGRTGHMFAFQRDGVTPDILTLSKTLGAGLPLAAVMTTAEIEQKAHERGFLFYTTHVSDPLPAAVGVTVLDVIERDGLVEQAIARGERLREGLQSLQQRFECVGDIRGRGLLLGLEVVADRQTKAPGFELGARVMEEAMRRGLSMNIVKLPGMGGVFRIAPPLTVTPEEIDRGLEILSDAIGVAASAL, encoded by the coding sequence ATGTCGCTGAATTCCGATCCGGCGTTCTGGGCCGCCGCCAACAAACACCTCACGCGCTATGGCCCCGGTTTCGAGTCGATCATCGTGGATCGGGCGGAAGGAAGTTTTGTTTACGATGCGGACGGTCGTGCCATCCTGGATTTCACCTCCGGACAGATGAGTGGTGTTCTCGGCCACACCCACCCGGACATCGTTGCGACCGTCGAGCGGCAGATGCGGACAGTCGCCCATCTCTTCAGCGGCATGCTGTCGAGGCCCGTGGTCGAACTTGCCACGCGTCTTGCCGCAATTGCGCCGGGGCTCGATCGGGTTCAACTGCTGACGACCGGCGCTGAATCGAACGAGGCGGCCATTCGCATGGCCAAGCTGGTGACCGGCGGGCATGAAGTCGTCGCCTTCGCGCAGAGCTGGCATGGCATGACGGGCGCTGCCGCCTCGGCGACTTATAGCGCCGGGCGAAAGGGTTACGGTCCCGCGGCCGCCGGCTCGTTTGTAATACCGGCGCCGAATTCCTATCGGCCGCGCTTTACCCACCCGGATGGCAGCAACGACTGGCAGACGGAGCTCGATGACGCCTTCGCGCTCATCGACCGGCAGTCGACGGGCAGCCTTGCGGCGTTCATCGCCGAACCGATCCTTTCGAGCGGCGGGATCCTCGAACTTCCGCCGGGGTATCTCGCAGCACTCAAGCGCAAGTGCGAAGAACGCGGCATGCTGCTCATCCTCGACGAGGCGCAGACTGGCGTCGGCCGGACGGGGCATATGTTTGCCTTCCAGCGCGACGGCGTGACGCCGGACATTCTCACCCTGTCGAAGACCTTGGGCGCCGGACTGCCGCTTGCCGCCGTGATGACGACGGCGGAAATCGAACAGAAGGCGCATGAAAGAGGTTTCCTCTTCTATACCACCCATGTCTCCGACCCATTGCCGGCGGCGGTCGGCGTGACGGTGCTCGATGTGATCGAGCGTGATGGCCTTGTCGAACAGGCGATTGCGCGCGGCGAGCGGCTGCGCGAGGGGCTTCAATCATTGCAGCAAAGATTCGAGTGCGTCGGCGATATCAGGGGACGCGGCCTTCTTCTTGGGCTCGAAGTTGTCGCGGACCGGCAGACGAAGGCGCCGGGCTTCGAGCTCGGTGCAAGGGTTATGGAAGAAGCGATGCGGCGCGGCCTCAGCATGAACATCGTCAAGCTTCCCGGCATGGGCGGCGTGTTTCGCATTGCTCCTCCCTTGACCGTAACGCCGGAAGAAATCGATCGCGGGCTGGAGATCCTGTCGGACGCGATTGGGGTGGCGGCCAGCGCCCTCTGA